A region from the Mucilaginibacter sp. CSA2-8R genome encodes:
- the moaC gene encoding cyclic pyranopterin monophosphate synthase MoaC codes for MSDTGKSFSHINPQNNQPAMVDVSDKQITKRTATAQSIVILGDEIMQHLHDEDIQTKKGPVFQTAIIAGTMAAKKTSDLIPLCHPLSLENCKVTIDVNDAQEIVINCTATITSKTGVEMEALTGASVAALTIYDMCKAFSHHIIIKETKLIEKTGGKSDFFAKLS; via the coding sequence ATGTCTGACACCGGAAAGTCTTTTTCTCATATCAATCCTCAAAACAATCAACCGGCCATGGTTGATGTGAGCGATAAGCAAATCACTAAACGCACGGCCACCGCACAAAGCATTGTTATTTTGGGTGATGAAATTATGCAACACTTACACGATGAGGATATACAAACTAAGAAAGGGCCAGTGTTTCAAACAGCTATTATAGCCGGTACAATGGCGGCAAAAAAGACGTCAGATTTAATACCGCTATGCCACCCTTTATCTTTAGAAAACTGTAAAGTAACTATTGATGTAAATGATGCGCAAGAAATAGTGATTAATTGTACAGCAACCATCACCTCAAAAACTGGCGTCGAGATGGAAGCCCTCACCGGGGCCAGCGTAGCAGCACTAACTATATACGATATGTGTAAGGCGTTTTCTCACCACATTATTATTAAAGAAACCAAGTTAATTGAAAAAACCGGAGGCAAAAGTGACTTCTTTGCAAAATTATCATAA
- a CDS encoding xanthine dehydrogenase family protein molybdopterin-binding subunit, with protein MSLLQKVGVSAENLEPGDGGKYIGKPISRVDGRAKVTGNAKYAAEFNMGTGILHGYVISSPIAKGKITAVNTRQALSQKGVLTVFTHLNVPGLAWFDRSYRDQDAPPGGSPFRPLQSDEILFSQQPIALVVAETFELARYAATLVHFEYEVKEELSVGLEQNLDKAKKPEKHRFPVPKPRGDAEKALKDSAITVEEDYYHGYEHHNPMEMFASTVIYGDDDRLTIYDKTQGVLNSQSYIKSVFGLSDDKARVISPFMGGGFGSGLRPQYQLYMAVLASLELKRSVKVVLTRQQMFSFGHRPATLQKISLGASADGKLQAIINQCVSETSTFEEYTENIVNWSGQMYQCDNVTLDHQLVPLDLFTPLDMRAPGGVTGMYALEIAIDEMAVKAGIDPLEFRLMNYAEKDQNLDKPFSSKELRECYRQGAERFGWSKRNPKAGATVEGNNLVGWGVATGCWEANQMPSRAKAMLSADGKLTVGCATADIGTGTYTVMTQIAAEVLGVAMEDVLFKLGDSVLPMSPLQGGSWTMASVGSAVKLVCDDLKTKLFKLSKKLENSPFSDVNEEDVSFSDSRIQLKADTQKYLTFSEVLQKSEMNYLEADTTSLPNMLEQNKYSRFTHSAVFVEVKVDKDLGTVHVTRVVDAVAAGRIINTKTSRSQILGGVVWGISMALHEDTVMDNNFGRFMNHNLAEYHVPVNADIKDIDVIFVEEHDDIVNPLGVKGLGEIGIVGVAAAVSNAIYHATGKRLRNLPMQLDQLL; from the coding sequence ATGAGTTTATTACAAAAGGTGGGCGTAAGCGCCGAAAACCTCGAGCCCGGAGATGGCGGTAAATATATAGGTAAACCTATTAGCCGGGTAGACGGCCGTGCCAAGGTAACCGGCAATGCTAAGTACGCAGCCGAGTTTAACATGGGCACGGGGATATTGCATGGTTATGTAATATCAAGTCCGATAGCTAAAGGTAAAATTACAGCAGTAAACACCCGGCAGGCGCTAAGTCAAAAAGGAGTGCTCACGGTTTTTACTCATTTAAACGTGCCTGGCTTAGCTTGGTTTGACCGTAGTTATCGCGACCAAGATGCGCCGCCCGGAGGTTCACCCTTCCGACCGCTGCAGAGTGACGAAATTTTATTCAGCCAGCAACCCATAGCGCTGGTAGTTGCCGAAACTTTCGAATTGGCCCGTTATGCTGCCACTTTAGTTCATTTCGAATATGAAGTAAAAGAGGAACTTAGTGTTGGGTTGGAGCAAAATTTAGATAAAGCTAAAAAGCCCGAAAAGCATCGATTCCCTGTACCTAAGCCACGCGGTGATGCAGAAAAAGCATTAAAAGATTCAGCCATTACTGTTGAAGAAGATTATTACCATGGCTATGAGCATCATAACCCAATGGAAATGTTTGCTTCAACCGTTATTTATGGAGACGATGACCGGCTGACGATTTATGATAAAACTCAAGGCGTGTTAAACAGCCAAAGTTACATTAAAAGTGTTTTTGGTCTGTCAGACGACAAAGCCAGGGTGATTTCACCTTTTATGGGTGGCGGCTTTGGTTCCGGGTTGCGTCCGCAATACCAGTTATATATGGCGGTGTTGGCCTCATTAGAGTTGAAAAGGTCGGTTAAAGTAGTGCTAACGCGTCAGCAAATGTTTTCGTTCGGTCACCGGCCGGCCACACTGCAAAAAATATCATTAGGTGCATCAGCAGATGGCAAATTGCAGGCCATCATCAATCAGTGCGTTTCAGAAACATCAACGTTCGAAGAGTATACCGAAAATATTGTGAACTGGTCGGGGCAGATGTACCAGTGCGATAACGTAACGTTAGATCACCAGTTAGTTCCGCTCGACTTATTTACGCCTTTGGATATGCGCGCGCCCGGCGGCGTAACGGGAATGTATGCCTTAGAAATTGCTATTGACGAAATGGCTGTTAAAGCAGGTATTGATCCGTTGGAGTTTAGGCTGATGAATTATGCCGAAAAAGACCAGAACCTGGATAAGCCTTTTTCAAGCAAAGAACTGCGCGAGTGTTATCGCCAGGGAGCGGAACGCTTTGGCTGGAGCAAGCGTAATCCAAAAGCGGGTGCTACTGTTGAAGGGAATAACCTGGTAGGTTGGGGCGTAGCTACTGGTTGCTGGGAAGCTAACCAGATGCCATCTCGTGCTAAAGCTATGCTGTCTGCCGACGGCAAACTGACAGTAGGTTGTGCTACTGCCGATATTGGCACAGGTACTTATACCGTCATGACTCAGATAGCTGCTGAAGTTTTAGGTGTAGCTATGGAGGACGTACTCTTTAAATTAGGGGATAGCGTGTTGCCTATGTCACCGTTACAAGGTGGCTCGTGGACAATGGCAAGTGTTGGCTCAGCTGTTAAATTGGTATGTGATGACTTAAAAACTAAATTATTTAAGTTGTCGAAAAAGCTGGAGAACTCGCCTTTTAGCGATGTAAATGAAGAAGATGTAAGTTTTAGCGATAGCCGCATCCAGCTAAAAGCAGACACACAAAAATACCTTACGTTCAGCGAAGTGCTGCAAAAAAGTGAGATGAACTATCTGGAAGCTGATACTACTTCGTTGCCTAATATGCTCGAGCAAAACAAATATTCGCGTTTTACACATTCTGCAGTATTTGTTGAAGTAAAAGTAGATAAAGACTTAGGTACTGTGCATGTTACCCGTGTGGTTGATGCCGTAGCCGCAGGGCGTATTATCAACACTAAAACTTCCCGGAGCCAGATTTTAGGTGGTGTAGTTTGGGGAATAAGTATGGCGTTGCACGAGGATACCGTAATGGACAACAATTTTGGCCGCTTTATGAACCATAATTTAGCCGAATATCATGTGCCGGTGAATGCCGATATCAAAGATATTGATGTGATTTTTGTAGAAGAGCACGACGATATCGTTAACCCGCTTGGTGTAAAAGGACTGGGCGAAATTGGTATTGTTGGTGTGGCCGCAGCTGTGTCAAATGCCATCTATCATGCCACCGGTAAGCGTTTAAGAAACTTGCCTATGCAATTAGATCAGCTGTTATAA
- a CDS encoding NTP transferase domain-containing protein: MKKPEAKVTSLQNYHKHPKLTRPNLGEYHRNELAILGTPCANIRNLANRIIQELYAKYQIAFADADHNAPAADDNSSLTHGAALEFTDKITYRNFAYKQTFNAFQNRSLFNDADLVLVNGNHFTANAQIIIIDPAKPLEKKLDKLTNVQLVLLADGVSEIPAYINEHLPVGAALPILRLADTLAITQFLNKYLSNRQPALNGLVLAGGQSRRMQTDKGSLAYFGKSQRLHVHDMLSPFCHETLVSYAHNQDVNQEEQLPVILDRFAGLGPFGGILSALMHNPNAAWLTVACDLPYLTANTLAYLVQNRNPSKLATCFIDSDNRFPEPLITIWEPRAYPVMLQFLSQGYACPRKVLINTNIELLEAPDTHDFENINFPEQRDEAIHNLQKYRS, translated from the coding sequence TTGAAAAAACCGGAGGCAAAAGTGACTTCTTTGCAAAATTATCATAAGCATCCTAAGCTCACCCGGCCCAATTTAGGCGAATACCATCGCAACGAGCTGGCTATTTTAGGTACGCCGTGCGCTAATATCCGTAACCTCGCTAATCGTATTATCCAGGAGTTATATGCCAAGTATCAAATAGCTTTTGCTGATGCAGACCATAACGCACCTGCTGCAGACGACAACTCATCGTTAACTCATGGTGCTGCGTTAGAATTTACAGATAAAATCACTTACCGCAACTTCGCATATAAGCAAACCTTCAATGCCTTTCAAAATCGGAGTTTGTTTAACGATGCAGATTTGGTTTTAGTTAATGGTAATCACTTTACAGCAAACGCTCAAATTATTATTATAGACCCTGCCAAACCGCTGGAAAAAAAACTGGATAAACTGACCAATGTACAATTGGTTTTGTTGGCCGACGGGGTTTCCGAAATTCCGGCATACATCAACGAGCATTTGCCCGTAGGTGCCGCCTTACCTATTTTAAGGCTGGCTGATACTTTAGCCATTACTCAATTTTTAAATAAATACTTGTCGAATCGTCAGCCTGCATTAAACGGACTGGTGTTAGCCGGCGGGCAAAGCAGACGTATGCAAACCGATAAAGGTAGTTTGGCATACTTTGGTAAAAGTCAGCGTTTGCATGTACACGATATGCTAAGCCCTTTTTGCCACGAAACTTTAGTGTCTTACGCTCATAATCAGGATGTAAATCAGGAAGAACAACTACCGGTTATTTTAGATCGCTTCGCCGGTTTGGGGCCATTTGGTGGAATTTTATCTGCATTGATGCATAATCCCAACGCGGCCTGGTTAACGGTTGCTTGCGATTTACCTTACCTCACCGCCAATACGCTAGCCTATCTGGTACAAAACCGAAATCCCTCTAAACTGGCCACTTGTTTTATAGATAGTGATAATCGTTTCCCCGAACCCTTGATAACTATTTGGGAGCCGCGGGCTTACCCGGTAATGTTGCAATTTTTGAGCCAGGGATATGCTTGTCCACGTAAGGTATTGATAAATACAAACATTGAACTGCTGGAGGCGCCAGACACGCACGATTTTGAGAATATCAACTTTCCCGAGCAGCGCGACGAGGCCATCCATAACCTGCAAAAATACAGATCATAA
- a CDS encoding 2Fe-2S iron-sulfur cluster-binding protein: MNTIIDQIQQGNAWPLSHAVPDPDAAQTVSLKVNGQEVHLKIEPWVSLLDALREYIGLTGTKKGCDHGQCGACTVLIDGKRINSCLTLAVMQQGCEVTTIEGLSKGDNLHPMQQAFVDHDAYQCGYCTPGQICSAVGLINEGKADTREQTSELMSGNICRCGAYTNILDAIEQAKGELSHE, from the coding sequence ATGAATACAATTATTGATCAAATACAGCAGGGCAATGCTTGGCCGCTGTCTCATGCAGTCCCAGACCCTGATGCAGCTCAAACTGTCAGTCTTAAGGTAAACGGTCAGGAGGTGCATTTAAAGATTGAACCTTGGGTGAGTTTGCTTGATGCTTTGCGCGAATATATCGGACTGACAGGCACAAAAAAAGGGTGTGACCATGGACAGTGCGGTGCTTGCACAGTGCTGATTGATGGAAAGCGAATTAATTCTTGCCTCACTTTAGCGGTAATGCAACAAGGATGTGAGGTGACCACTATCGAAGGGTTGTCTAAAGGCGATAATCTACATCCTATGCAGCAAGCCTTTGTTGATCATGATGCTTACCAATGTGGTTACTGTACACCAGGCCAAATTTGCTCGGCAGTGGGCTTAATTAATGAAGGTAAGGCAGATACTCGTGAGCAAACAAGTGAATTAATGAGCGGTAACATCTGCAGATGCGGTGCTTACACTAACATATTGGATGCTATAGAACAAGCGAAGGGAGAGTTAAGTCATGAATAA
- a CDS encoding molybdopterin-dependent oxidoreductase: MKKIYLIAFIVFFTSFNIHAQTITITGAGIQPLVMSKGMFQDMKQAIVMAKAHDEKVHRYSGVTIADLLTKAGIVLGDTAKRKTIVSCLVVTAADNYKAIYALSEVDPLFANRTIIVADRADKKPLPEEDGPFQIIVPGEKKHARWVRQVTALEVVVLNSK; this comes from the coding sequence ATGAAAAAAATCTACCTCATCGCATTCATTGTCTTCTTCACCTCGTTTAATATCCATGCTCAAACCATCACAATCACCGGTGCAGGTATACAGCCGCTGGTTATGAGTAAAGGTATGTTTCAAGACATGAAACAGGCTATAGTAATGGCCAAGGCACATGATGAAAAGGTACACCGGTACAGCGGCGTAACCATAGCCGATTTATTAACTAAAGCTGGTATTGTGCTGGGCGATACTGCTAAGCGCAAAACTATTGTAAGTTGCTTAGTAGTAACAGCTGCCGATAATTACAAGGCTATTTATGCTTTATCGGAGGTTGACCCGCTGTTTGCCAATCGTACAATTATTGTTGCCGACCGGGCCGATAAAAAGCCATTGCCTGAGGAGGATGGCCCTTTTCAAATTATTGTTCCAGGCGAAAAAAAGCATGCCCGTTGGGTAAGGCAGGTTACAGCCTTAGAAGTAGTAGTTTTAAATTCAAAATAA
- the modA gene encoding molybdate ABC transporter substrate-binding protein: MPFAGIGQTLRVAVAANAQFVSEKLAKAFKQKTGIEAQLIVSSSGKLTTQIEQGAPFDVFLSADMKYPQELYQKKLTTAAPKIYAYGTLVIWSKANGLSGNNLSGLSNVAIKKIAIANPKLAPYGTAAEEAMQKTHTFATLKPKLVYGESIAQVNQYLIAGAVDAAFTAKSVVLDSAQKGVGRWTEVDSKLYHPIAQGVVVLKASQGQNLAAANQFCKFMFSVQAKQIFKAYGYR; the protein is encoded by the coding sequence ATGCCATTTGCCGGGATAGGCCAAACCCTAAGGGTAGCCGTTGCCGCTAATGCGCAGTTTGTATCAGAAAAGCTGGCTAAAGCATTTAAGCAAAAAACCGGTATCGAAGCTCAGTTAATTGTAAGTTCGTCTGGTAAACTAACCACGCAAATTGAGCAGGGGGCACCCTTTGATGTTTTTTTGTCGGCCGATATGAAGTACCCTCAAGAGCTTTACCAAAAAAAGCTGACTACCGCAGCGCCTAAAATTTACGCATACGGTACTTTGGTTATTTGGAGTAAGGCAAACGGATTGTCAGGTAACAATTTAAGCGGTCTGAGTAATGTTGCTATTAAAAAGATTGCTATTGCTAACCCTAAACTGGCGCCTTATGGCACTGCTGCCGAAGAGGCTATGCAGAAGACACATACCTTTGCTACATTAAAGCCTAAACTGGTGTACGGCGAAAGTATTGCCCAGGTAAACCAGTATTTGATAGCCGGCGCAGTAGATGCTGCTTTTACAGCAAAATCGGTAGTGTTAGACTCTGCCCAAAAGGGTGTTGGCCGGTGGACGGAGGTTGACAGCAAACTTTACCATCCCATTGCTCAGGGAGTAGTGGTTTTAAAAGCCTCACAGGGGCAAAATTTGGCTGCTGCTAACCAATTTTGCAAATTTATGTTTAGCGTACAGGCCAAGCAAATATTTAAGGCTTACGGTTACCGTTAA
- a CDS encoding xanthine dehydrogenase family protein subunit M translates to MNKFTFVSVNNPDAAIAELDEHDSPKFIAGGTNLLDLMKENVERPDHIIDITHLAFNTIENNPAGGLRLGALVTNADTAWNGEVEKRYPLLSQAILAGASPQLRNMATNGGNLMQRTRCYYFYDTATPCNKREPGSGCSAIGGYNRILAILGTSELCIATHPSDMCVALAALNATVNITGKNGERSIPFSDFHRLPGDRPELDNTLEAGDIVTSIDLPAEDFTTHYKYLKIRDRASYAFALVSVAAALKIEDGKIVEARVALGGVAHKPWRSMEAETLLAGSLAGKEAFEKAADMILQGAKGYGDNTFKIELAKRAIVRALTEAAGLEEQV, encoded by the coding sequence ATGAATAAATTTACGTTTGTTAGTGTTAACAATCCGGATGCTGCCATTGCCGAGTTAGATGAGCACGATAGTCCGAAGTTTATTGCGGGTGGTACAAACCTGCTCGATTTGATGAAAGAAAATGTCGAGCGTCCTGATCATATTATCGACATTACACATTTAGCCTTTAACACTATAGAAAACAACCCTGCGGGTGGTTTGCGTTTAGGGGCTTTGGTTACCAACGCAGACACTGCCTGGAACGGCGAGGTAGAAAAACGATATCCTTTATTGTCGCAGGCTATACTGGCGGGGGCATCGCCTCAGTTGCGTAATATGGCTACCAATGGCGGCAACTTAATGCAGCGAACCCGGTGTTATTATTTTTATGATACCGCCACTCCTTGTAACAAGCGTGAACCCGGATCTGGCTGTTCTGCTATAGGCGGTTATAATCGTATTTTGGCTATTTTAGGTACGAGCGAGCTTTGTATCGCGACACATCCGAGTGATATGTGCGTAGCTTTGGCCGCATTAAACGCAACGGTAAATATCACCGGTAAAAACGGCGAGCGTAGTATTCCGTTTTCAGATTTTCATCGCTTGCCCGGAGACAGACCTGAGTTAGATAATACTTTAGAGGCTGGTGATATTGTTACCTCAATTGATTTACCTGCCGAAGATTTTACAACACATTACAAGTACCTTAAAATCCGCGACCGTGCTTCCTACGCTTTTGCACTGGTTTCGGTTGCCGCGGCCTTGAAGATAGAGGATGGCAAGATTGTAGAAGCCCGGGTGGCTTTGGGCGGCGTTGCTCATAAGCCATGGCGAAGTATGGAAGCGGAGACTTTATTAGCCGGTAGTTTGGCCGGTAAAGAAGCTTTTGAAAAGGCTGCCGACATGATACTGCAAGGTGCCAAAGGCTACGGCGATAATACATTTAAAATTGAGTTGGCAAAACGGGCAATAGTAAGAGCGCTTACAGAAGCTGCCGGATTGGAGGAACAAGTATGA